A part of Streptomyces sp. NBC_01235 genomic DNA contains:
- a CDS encoding glycosyl hydrolase 53 family protein: protein MSPQPPTPVAGRLSRRTLLRATTATAGAIATAVAFAELDTPAEAAASFVKGVDISWAPQMEARGYSWKNAGGQTQDLPTILKGYGITAVRLRTFVNPSNDPANGHCSINEVAAFAKRVKAAGMSIMLDYMFGDTWNSVGVQNPPAAWRSMSYSQMRTAMGTYVNQTMTVMRNNDVLPTWVQIGNEINSGICRPVGSVSNGAQMTGLLNAAYDQVKAVSPNSTVCIHLAQPQKYDAMTTFFSRFAASGGKWDMSVFSSYGSADLAAGIVTNMKKISDAYGKPFLQSEFGGRVDRASSTQASLVAYIKALKANGGQGIFYWEPECMSPFTGYNMGAWDSSSKRPTAVMNGFTQA, encoded by the coding sequence ATGTCCCCGCAACCCCCCACACCAGTTGCCGGGCGCCTCAGCCGGCGAACCCTGCTCAGGGCCACCACCGCGACCGCCGGGGCGATCGCCACCGCCGTCGCGTTCGCCGAACTCGACACGCCTGCCGAGGCCGCGGCGAGCTTCGTCAAGGGCGTCGACATCAGCTGGGCACCTCAGATGGAGGCGCGCGGCTATTCCTGGAAGAACGCCGGCGGGCAGACCCAGGACCTGCCGACGATCCTCAAGGGGTACGGCATCACCGCCGTACGCCTGCGCACCTTCGTCAACCCGTCCAACGACCCGGCCAACGGGCACTGCAGCATCAATGAGGTGGCCGCCTTCGCCAAGCGGGTCAAGGCCGCCGGGATGTCGATCATGCTCGACTACATGTTCGGCGACACCTGGAACTCCGTCGGCGTGCAGAACCCGCCCGCGGCCTGGCGGAGCATGAGCTACAGCCAGATGCGTACCGCGATGGGCACGTACGTGAACCAGACCATGACGGTCATGAGGAACAACGACGTGCTGCCCACCTGGGTGCAGATCGGCAACGAGATCAACAGCGGGATCTGCCGCCCGGTCGGCAGCGTCTCCAACGGGGCGCAGATGACGGGGCTGCTCAATGCCGCATACGACCAGGTCAAGGCGGTGTCACCGAACTCGACCGTGTGTATCCACCTGGCCCAGCCGCAGAAGTACGACGCGATGACGACGTTCTTCAGCCGCTTCGCGGCAAGCGGCGGCAAGTGGGACATGTCGGTGTTCTCGTCCTACGGCAGCGCCGACCTCGCGGCCGGGATCGTGACGAACATGAAGAAGATCTCCGACGCCTACGGCAAACCGTTCCTGCAGAGCGAGTTCGGCGGTCGGGTGGACCGCGCCTCCTCCACCCAGGCCTCGCTGGTCGCCTACATCAAGGCCCTCAAAGCCAACGGCGGGCAGGGCATCTTCTACTGGGAGCCGGAGTGCATGTCCCCGTTCACGGGCTACAACATGGGCGCCTGGGACTCCTCCAGCAAGCGGCCTACCGCCGTCATGAACGGCTTCACCCAGGCCTGA
- a CDS encoding rhamnogalacturonan acetylesterase: MGLLTLATLVGTGAAHADAATRALPAGCSGTAPIKCHYAVSPGNYDVTVSIGGAPAAETDMWVEARRLTLPATKTAAGAAATYSFTVNVRQPEGQPTGQGGTGNPGLDIRFSGTNPQVSAVSVKPATQPLVAYLAGDSTVCDQPVAPYTGWGQMITPAVGPGASVANYADSGESSGSFLRNSALFPALLPKVKANDAVFIQFGHNDKQTSASAFRSNLTSMITQVRAKGGVPVLVTPPVRRLFDGNRLTSTALHVNGVGVNLPAEMRSVGTAQSVPVIDLTAKSKALVESLGPSASAQLFLRSSVDGVTDNTHFSQYGASQMGGLVLQSIREQRLPLAAYLR; the protein is encoded by the coding sequence GTGGGTCTGCTGACCCTTGCGACGTTGGTCGGCACCGGTGCGGCGCATGCGGATGCCGCCACGCGGGCACTGCCGGCCGGTTGTTCCGGCACCGCGCCGATCAAGTGTCACTACGCGGTCTCACCCGGCAACTACGACGTGACGGTCTCCATCGGTGGTGCCCCTGCCGCCGAGACCGACATGTGGGTGGAGGCCCGGCGCCTGACGCTTCCGGCGACGAAGACGGCGGCCGGTGCCGCCGCCACGTACTCCTTCACGGTCAACGTGCGACAGCCGGAGGGGCAGCCCACCGGCCAGGGCGGCACCGGAAACCCCGGTCTGGACATCCGGTTCTCGGGGACCAACCCGCAGGTCTCGGCCGTCTCGGTGAAACCGGCGACCCAGCCGCTGGTCGCCTACCTGGCCGGCGACTCGACCGTGTGCGACCAGCCCGTGGCCCCGTACACGGGCTGGGGCCAGATGATCACGCCGGCGGTGGGCCCCGGAGCGTCCGTCGCCAACTACGCAGACTCGGGGGAGAGTTCGGGCAGCTTCCTGAGGAACTCGGCGCTCTTCCCGGCGCTGCTGCCGAAGGTCAAGGCAAACGACGCGGTGTTCATCCAGTTCGGGCACAACGACAAGCAGACCAGCGCGTCGGCCTTCCGGAGCAATCTCACCTCCATGATCACGCAGGTCCGTGCGAAGGGCGGTGTCCCCGTCCTGGTGACGCCGCCGGTCCGCCGGCTGTTCGACGGCAACCGGCTCACGTCAACGGCCCTGCACGTCAACGGCGTCGGCGTGAACCTGCCCGCCGAGATGCGCTCGGTCGGGACGGCCCAGAGCGTTCCGGTGATCGATCTGACCGCCAAGAGCAAGGCGCTCGTCGAGTCCCTCGGCCCGTCTGCCTCCGCGCAGCTCTTCCTGCGCTCCTCCGTCGACGGTGTCACGGACAACACCCACTTCTCGCAGTACGGGGCGAGCCAGATGGGCGGGCTGGTGCTCCAGAGCATCCGCGAGCAGCGCCTGCCCCTGGCCGCGTACCTGCGCTGA
- a CDS encoding SGNH/GDSL hydrolase family protein: MRNLRILITTALMIALSSVGVSAASAADPVATNCTSASHAQAQAAPAPAARTVAAPVTVWLAGDSTMANPSSGRCPVGWGSQFDALFNSDVTVKNQAVGGRSIQTWLYEGNVSSTKGSDGECRLTSTTYSSRWQAMLNSTTGMKAGDYLFIQFGINDSSSTCPRHVGPARYQQLMTMMAQAALARGAHPVLLTPVAAITCSGGTATKNRGFVNETFAAGSATRAPVIDLQTLSVSLYNSLHFCPNNGDYSGSGPLGTFFCNDHTHFDTYGAQRVAGLVAGDVRRQNLPLAAYLK; encoded by the coding sequence TTGAGGAACTTACGGATTCTCATCACGACCGCGCTGATGATCGCCTTGTCGAGCGTCGGTGTCAGCGCCGCATCCGCGGCGGACCCCGTCGCCACGAACTGCACCAGCGCCTCCCATGCCCAGGCCCAGGCGGCCCCGGCCCCAGCCGCACGGACGGTCGCCGCACCGGTCACCGTGTGGCTGGCCGGCGACTCCACCATGGCCAACCCGAGTTCCGGCCGTTGTCCGGTCGGCTGGGGCAGCCAGTTCGACGCTCTGTTCAACAGTGACGTGACCGTCAAGAACCAGGCCGTGGGCGGCCGGAGCATCCAGACCTGGCTGTACGAGGGGAACGTGAGCAGCACCAAGGGCTCGGACGGTGAGTGCCGCCTCACGTCCACCACGTACTCGTCCCGCTGGCAGGCGATGCTGAACTCGACCACCGGAATGAAGGCCGGTGACTACCTGTTCATCCAGTTCGGCATCAACGACTCCTCCTCGACCTGCCCCCGGCACGTCGGCCCGGCCCGGTACCAACAGCTGATGACCATGATGGCGCAGGCCGCCCTGGCCCGGGGCGCACACCCGGTGCTGCTCACCCCGGTGGCCGCCATCACCTGCTCCGGCGGCACGGCGACCAAGAACCGCGGCTTCGTCAACGAGACCTTCGCCGCCGGATCCGCCACCAGGGCGCCCGTCATCGACCTGCAGACGCTCAGTGTCTCGCTCTACAACAGTCTGCACTTCTGCCCGAACAACGGCGACTACTCAGGCAGCGGTCCCCTGGGCACCTTCTTCTGCAACGACCACACCCACTTCGACACCTACGGCGCCCAGCGCGTCGCAGGGCTCGTCGCCGGAGACGTGCGCCGCCAGAACCTCCCGCTCGCCGCGTATCTCAAGTAG
- a CDS encoding right-handed parallel beta-helix repeat-containing protein, which translates to MRTAKFGTPALLLSVVTASSIAMIPGPESASAAAAGNTYYVAPNGNDGAAGTQAAPWASIARAQAVATAGDTVYFRGGTYAYTRANSACSSQTAKVDAITLNKSGSSGNPIRYWAQPGEKPVFDFSRMTDNCRIKGFDVTGSWIHLKGLEVKGVPQNNNRNAESWGIWVSGSNDVFEQINTHHHMGTGLFISGGGGNLVLNSDAHDNYDLRSNDGPGENADGFGSHYTPAGRPANVFRGCRAWWNADDGFDLISTYSPVIIENSWVWRNGYVPGTTTPSGNGAGFKSGGYGGDYEANAPKHTVRSSVAFLNRAAGFYANHHPVANDFFNNTGYGNHPNFNMLGIDSRGAAVGRGTLRNNIAYTGTATSNMSGTSAAYNTWNLGVPLSDSQFRSVSTSGWDAPRQTDGSLPVLPHLRLAANSALIDKGTDVGLPFDGSAPDLGAFENDGR; encoded by the coding sequence GTGAGAACCGCGAAGTTCGGCACCCCTGCCCTCCTGCTCTCGGTGGTCACCGCGAGTTCCATCGCCATGATCCCCGGCCCGGAGTCCGCGAGCGCCGCGGCGGCCGGAAACACCTACTACGTCGCCCCGAACGGGAACGACGGAGCGGCAGGTACGCAGGCCGCTCCGTGGGCATCGATCGCCCGTGCACAGGCCGTCGCCACGGCGGGCGACACCGTCTACTTCCGGGGCGGCACCTACGCCTACACCCGCGCGAACAGCGCCTGTTCGAGCCAGACCGCCAAGGTCGACGCGATCACCCTGAACAAGAGCGGCAGCTCGGGCAACCCGATCCGGTACTGGGCCCAGCCGGGCGAGAAACCGGTCTTCGACTTCTCGCGGATGACGGACAACTGCCGCATCAAGGGCTTCGACGTCACCGGCAGCTGGATCCACCTCAAAGGACTGGAAGTCAAGGGCGTGCCCCAGAACAACAACCGCAACGCCGAGTCCTGGGGGATCTGGGTTTCCGGCAGCAACGACGTCTTCGAGCAGATCAACACCCACCACCACATGGGTACCGGCCTGTTCATCAGCGGCGGGGGCGGCAACCTCGTCCTCAACTCGGACGCGCATGACAACTACGACCTGCGCAGCAACGACGGGCCCGGCGAGAACGCCGACGGGTTCGGTTCGCACTACACGCCGGCCGGCCGCCCCGCGAACGTGTTCCGGGGTTGCCGTGCGTGGTGGAACGCCGATGACGGGTTCGACCTCATCTCCACCTACTCGCCCGTGATCATCGAGAACTCGTGGGTCTGGCGCAACGGGTACGTGCCGGGGACGACGACGCCCTCCGGCAACGGAGCCGGCTTCAAGTCGGGCGGCTACGGGGGCGACTACGAGGCCAACGCGCCCAAGCACACCGTTCGCTCCTCGGTGGCGTTCCTCAACAGGGCGGCCGGTTTCTACGCCAACCACCACCCGGTGGCCAACGACTTCTTCAACAACACCGGCTACGGAAACCACCCCAACTTCAACATGCTGGGAATCGACTCGCGCGGCGCCGCCGTCGGCCGGGGCACCCTGCGCAACAACATCGCCTACACCGGAACGGCGACATCCAACATGAGCGGCACGAGCGCCGCGTACAACACCTGGAACCTCGGCGTCCCCCTGTCGGACTCCCAGTTCCGGAGTGTGTCGACGTCCGGCTGGGACGCGCCCCGCCAGACCGACGGGAGTCTGCCCGTGCTGCCCCACCTGCGTCTCGCGGCGAACAGTGCCCTGATCGACAAGGGCACCGACGTGGGACTGCCCTTTGACGGAAGTGCGCCGGATCTCGGCGCCTTTGAGAATGACGGAAGGTGA